GATAAATCTTTCTTTTTACCATCTAAAATACTTTTGCCAGATTGTTTTTTCAATCTTTTCACTGTTGCATATGATAAACCTGTAATAATTGTGATAGTAGTAAGTTTTCTACCTTCTTCGATTAATTTGATTGCCATTTTTTTAGCAAAATCTTTTTCTTCTTTAGTCATTTTTGACTACCTCCTTAAAAATATATTAAGTATATTTACACTTTGATATATATTAACTTGATAATCAAAAAAATGGCTCAAAATTGGCACTTTATATGATTTTAATTGCTATATTTTATGGCTCATTTTATGTGACGTTTTACATAAATAAAAAGGAATTTTCATGTATAAATATTGACAAAAGCAACTATTTAGAATATAATCTAATTAGATATAATTCTAAATAGGTTTGGAGTGAGATTATGTTTAATGAAAGTTTTAAAGCTTTAGGAGATCCTATAAGATTAAAGATTATAGAACTTCTAAGAGAAGGAAAATTAAGTGCAGGTGATATAAGTAGTAAATTTAAAATTACTTCTGCAAGCATTTCCTATCACTTAAAAATATTAAAAGAAGCAGATTTAATAAGAGAGCAAAAATATAAAAATT
This genomic interval from Oceanivirga salmonicida contains the following:
- a CDS encoding autorepressor SdpR family transcription factor, producing the protein MFNESFKALGDPIRLKIIELLREGKLSAGDISSKFKITSASISYHLKILKEADLIREQKYKNFIYYELNLSVFEELIFWLKKGDKNEKI